The proteins below come from a single Thunnus thynnus chromosome 10, fThuThy2.1, whole genome shotgun sequence genomic window:
- the rap1gapl gene encoding rap1 GTPase-activating protein 2 has translation MEREKRNDTSFSRKRSFTFGAYGSVDRFTCGDETRPESVEDHILNILDSPATENKPFLSASSNQRETELFEIIEKLQGSRIDEQRCEFPLPLKSQLLTIGGELPLILHSKSGGYWIDPPLERLVDVSLTSSSPHGLDPESYDIMERDGDAKIYHKFFHSRYHHSFTAVDLSLGPLVLSVCLEEEENKLRVILRMKECSLHGVFSLSLFSNIPSAVELAKMLCDRVTVSKFEVVSYLKAPELITAFDEHRVSPNFKFGILYQKDGQFTEEDILSNNEESEEFKEFLSILGETIQLQGFTGFRGGLDVCHGQTGSEAVFTSFHDREIMFHVATKLPFTEGDPQQLQRKRHIGNDIVALVYQEGQTPFLSDVIKSHFLHCFLVVRRIQREEDTGEAAYQVSVTAREDVPPFGPVLPDPPIFTDCSLLREFLLTKLINAEISCYKAERFSRLELRTRSSLLESLRAELSTRSKCMMEDPSLSALPTTEGVRGASEGSGGFIENFKRAIRVRSHSFETLGVPRKIGGVASQKPKTDKDGESDKPPGPLPTDSLGATEPKDQASPQEET, from the exons atggagagagagaagaggaatgaCACGTCCTTCTCCAGAAAGAGAAGTTTCACTTTTGGGGCATATGGAAG TGTGGACAGATTCACATGTGGGGATGAGACAAG ACCTGAATCTGTAGAGGACCACATACTGAACATCCTGGACTCTCCTGCCACTGAGAACAAGCCTTTCCTCTCTGCCAGCAGCAACCAGAGG GAGACGGAGCTGTTTGAAATCATTGAAAAGCTGCAG GGCAGCAGGATCGATGAGCAGCGGTGTGAATTCCCTCTACCTCTGAAG TCTCAGCTTTTAACGATAGGTGGAGAACTGCCGCTCATCCTCCACTCAAAGTCTGGGGGCTACTGGATAGACCCTCCTCTGGAGAGGCTTGTAGATGTGAGTCTCACCTCTTCTTCCCCTCATGGCCTCGATCCAGAGAGCTACGACATCATGGAGAGAGATGGTGATGCCAAAATCTACCACAAGTTCTTCCACTCAAGA TACCATCACTCTTTCACAGCGGTGGATCTGTCTTTGGGGCCGCTggttctctctgtgtgtttggaggaagaggagaataAACTACGGGTGATACTAAG AATGAAGGAGTGCTCTCTGCATGGagttttctctttgtctcttttctccAACATCCCATCTGCAGTTGAATTAGCAAAG ATGCTCTGTGACAGAGTGACTGTTTCAAAGTTTGAAGTGGTCAGCTACCTCAAG GCTCCAGAACTAATAACTGCTTTTGATGAGCACAGAGTGTCTCCTAATTTCAAGTTTGGTATATTGTACCAAAAAGATGGGCAG TTCACTGAGGAGGACATTCTCAGTAACAATGAGGAAAGCGAAGAGTTTAAAGAGTTCCTGTCTATTTTGGGAGAGACAATTCAGCTGCAAGGCTTTACTGG GTTCAGAGGAGGTCTGGATGTGTGTCATggccagacaggaagtgaagcaGTCTTCACTTCCTTTCACGACAGAGAAATCATGTTCCATGTCGCAACTAAACTGCCTTTCACAGAGGGTGACCCACAGCAG TTACAACGAAAAAGACACATTGGTAACGACATCGTAGCTTTGGTCTACCAGGAGGGCCAAACGCCGTTTCTATCTGATGTTATCAAGTCCCACTTCCTGCACTGTTTCCTGGTGGTCCGGAGGattcagagggaggaggacacaGGTGAAGCTGCGTACCAG GTGTCTGTCACAGCCAGAGAGGATGTTCCTCCCTTTGGTCCGGTCCTCCCTGATCCTCCCATCTTCACAGAC TGCTCCCTACTGAGAGAATTCCTTCTGACCAAGCTCATCAACGCAGAGATTTCCTGCTATAAGGCCGAGCGATTCAGCAGACTGGAG CTCCGCACTCGTTCGTCACTCCTGGAGAGCTTGCGGGCTGAACTCTCCACCCGTTCGAAATGCATGATGGAGGATCCATCACTGTCTGCTCTCCCGACTACTGAGGGTGTGCGGGGAGCGTCTGAAGGGAGCGGAGGTTTTATTGAAAACTTTAAG AGAGCCATCAGAGTGCGGAGCCACTCTTTTGAGACTCTTGGAGTGCCCAGGAAGATTGGTGGCGTCGCATCACAGAAGCCAAAG acagataaagatggagagag CGACAAACCTCCAGGACCTCTGCCCACTGACAGTTTGGGAGCAACTGAACCCAAAGATCAAGCGAGTCCTCAAGAGGAGACATAA
- the LOC137191266 gene encoding glutathione S-transferase kappa 1-like: MTSKKVIELFYDVVSPYSWLGFEVMCRYRNVWNIDLKLRPAFLGGVMQGSGNKPPGLVPNKFVYMTQDLKRLAQYFDVPLQSPSDPFEAMFKKGSLSAMRFVAAVQERETGGDKQVEQVSRELWRRIWSEDKDITDPASLSEAAMKAGLPDSEIKELLKLSTSKEIKDKLKSTTQEALDHGSFGFPMMVCHVNGKHKMFFGSDRFELMAHCIGEKWLGPQPGKSAAKL, from the exons ATGACATCCAAGAAAGTGATCGAGTTGTTCTACGATGTTGTTTCTCCCTATTCTTGGCTTGGCTTTGAG gtcATGTGTCGCTACAGAAACGTGTGGAACATAGATCTCAAACTGCGCCCTGCATTTCTGGGTGGAGTCATGCAAGGCTCAG GCAACAAGCCCCCTGGACTGGTTCCAAACAAATTCGTGTATATGACGCAAGATCTGAAACGCTTGGCACAGTATTTTGATGTCCCCCTGCAGTCTCCATCTGACCCCTTTGAGGCCATGTTCAAAAAAG GCTCCTTATCTGCAATGCGATTTGTGGCAGCAGtgcaagagagggagacgggCGGAGACAAGCAGGTGGAGCAGGTGTCTCGGGAGCTGTGGAGGAGGATCTGGAGTGAGGACAAAGACATCACCGACCCTGCATCGCTGTCTGAG gcaGCGATGAAAGCAGGATTGCCTGACAGCGAGATTAAAGAACTGCTCAAACTATCCACCTCAAAGGAGATCAAAGACAAGCTGAAAAGCACAACACAGGAGGCACTTGATCACGGG TCGTTTGGCTTCCCCATGATGGTGTGTCATGTGAATGGAAAGCACAAGATGTTCTTTGGATCAGACAGATTTGAGCTCATGGCCCACTGCATTG GGGAGAAGTGGCTCGGACCTCAGCCTGGAAAATCAGCTGCCAAACTGTGA
- the styk1b gene encoding tyrosine-protein kinase STYK1b: MSSISEADFHCKPGDTICEIRVYEQEVIIVPILLLASFLVTLVFIFLLRFCPEKVDRVRPQASKAASRRVLHGIDAPPGINVLEHESIALDVPSSYSTFHPPNTYPAKNLSTSVDTPSFPSSPPPQPFQPSFKPIVQPRELPRKRLPESFNLVTPLPTAFSLRSDSTVSLYRARMENRNVVLRVLNDSADATERHSFLGFASFLTQLGPHPFLPELLGVVSLRAPLVTVVEELENRDLLSFLWQCRQEQVDPPCEMTERRIFTMATQVAVALEFLHSKDLLHGNIRARSVLVSSAFTAKLWGLHGVYTRKNQGVTQRDDPSMKKWQAPELLAKRPASQSSDIWSFGTLLYEMATLGEAPFAEISVNELLQFHQRGKSLKKPSNCSNTLYTIIKGCCQWKYQDRPSLAEVKRKLVSGEKSASDKVLKVPGKVNIEQYLQEAGYGETNSYTVF; the protein is encoded by the exons ATGTCTTCAATATCAGAAGCAGACTTCCACTGCAAGCCTGGAGACACTATCTGTG AGATCCGTGTGTATGAGCAGGAGGTGATCATCGTTCCCATTTTACTGCTGGCCAGCTTCCTGGTCACTCTGgtcttcattttcctcctgCGCTTTTGTCCAGAGAAAGTCGACCGCGTCCGTCCGCAGGCCTCTAAGGCAGCCTCCAGGAGAGTGCTGCATGGCATCGATG CTCCACCAGGTATCAATGTCCTGGAGCATGAAAGCATTGCTCTGGACGTGCCCAGTTCCTACTCCACCTTCCACCCCCCAAACACTTACCCTGCCAAAAACCTCTCCACGTCTGTGGACACACCCTCCTTCCCGTCAAGCCCCCCACCGCAGCCCTTCCAGCCCAGTTTCAAACCCATTGTCCAGCCCAGAGAGTTGCCCCGCAAGAGGCTGCCTGAGTCCTTCAACCTGGTCACTCCTCTGCCTACTGCCTTCTCCCTGCGCTCCGACTCCACTGTGTCCCTCTATAGGGCCCGTATGGAAAACAGGAACGTGGTACTGCGGGTGCTTAATG ACTCTGCTGACGCCACAGAAAGACACAGCTTCCTGGGTTTTGCATCCTTTCTGACCCAGCTTGGACCCCACCCTTTCCTGCCAGAGCTCCTTGGTGTGGTCTCCTTGCGAGCTCCTCTGGTTACCGTTGTGGAAGAGCTGGAGAACAGAGACCTGCTCAGCTTCCTGTGGCAATGCAGACAG gaaCAAGTGGATCCTCCATGTGAGATGACTGAGAGACGAATATTTACTATGGCCACACAGGTGGCCGTAGCGCTG GAGTTCCTTCACAGTAAAGATCTTCTCCATGGAAACATCCGAGCCCGCAGTGTACTGGTCAGCAGTGCGTTCACGGCCAAGCTTTGGGGCCTGCATGGAGTCTACACAAGGAAGAACCAGGGAGTCACTCAGAGAGACGATCCCAGCATGAAGAAATGGCAGGCGCCAGAGCTGCTAGCCAAGAGACCTGCCAGTCAGAGCAGCGATAT CTGGTCATTTGGCACCTTATTGTATGAAATGGCAACACTGG GTGAAGCTCCGTTTGCAGAAATCTCAGTTAATGAGCTTTTACAGTTTCACCAACGAgggaaaagtctgaaaaaaccTTCCAACTGCTCCAACACGTT GTACACCATCATTAAGGGTTGCTGCCAGTGGAAGTATCAAGATCGACCCTCCTTAGCCGAGGTGAAACGCAAGCTCGTCTCAGGAGAGAAGAGTGCCTCAGACAAAGTCCTCAAGGTGCCGGGGAAAGTTAACATCGAGCAGTACCTGCAGGAGGCAGGATACGGGGAAACCAACAGCTACACTGTTTTCTGA